A region from the Tahibacter amnicola genome encodes:
- a CDS encoding DUF695 domain-containing protein, giving the protein MKRRLIPVCLMLAACGQSNMAPPPEKSADAPAFSNSPSRGSARAGNWARASAEHQGKPIVWEYREDFPTEKLQQMPQLMVVSLFYEPSREDALPNAGQEARFDLAEERMRELAKGKAELVAAMSWNRQHDWYFYGTAQASQAEFRKVFADAERVAGTVEDDATGKFYSTLLKRMTGK; this is encoded by the coding sequence ATGAAACGACGACTGATTCCTGTCTGCCTGATGCTGGCCGCATGCGGCCAGTCCAACATGGCGCCGCCGCCGGAAAAATCCGCCGATGCGCCGGCGTTTTCCAACAGTCCGTCACGGGGTTCGGCGCGTGCGGGCAACTGGGCGCGGGCGAGCGCCGAGCACCAGGGCAAGCCGATCGTGTGGGAATACCGCGAGGATTTCCCGACGGAGAAACTCCAGCAGATGCCGCAGCTGATGGTGGTGTCGCTCTTCTACGAACCTTCGCGGGAGGATGCGCTGCCCAATGCCGGCCAGGAAGCGCGCTTTGACCTGGCGGAGGAACGCATGCGCGAACTGGCCAAGGGCAAGGCGGAACTGGTGGCAGCGATGAGCTGGAATCGCCAGCACGACTGGTATTTCTACGGTACGGCCCAGGCCAGCCAGGCGGAGTTCCGCAAGGTATTCGCCGACGCCGAACGCGTCGCCGGCACGGTCGAGGACGATGCCACCGGCAAGTTCTACAGCACCCTGCTCAAGCGCATGACCGGCAAGTAA
- the fabG gene encoding 3-oxoacyl-ACP reductase FabG, whose amino-acid sequence MNAPNRRALVTGGSGDIGGAICAALAQQGLHVIVHANRAPDRAQQVVDAICKQGGTAEAIAFDLADGDQTRAAIEQLQSSGPVTTLVHNAGIHDDAPMAGMQPSQWTRVIDVSLHGFFHVTQPLLLPMNRARHGRIVAISSVAAVLGNRGQANYAAAKAGLHGAVKSLAREMASRGVSVNVVAPGVIEGGMARESFPPEQIRQLVPAGRAGKAEEVAALVAFLCSDIAGYINGQVIGINGAMG is encoded by the coding sequence ATGAACGCACCAAACCGCAGGGCGCTGGTGACCGGCGGCAGTGGCGATATCGGCGGTGCGATCTGCGCAGCGCTGGCGCAACAGGGCCTGCACGTCATCGTACATGCCAATCGCGCGCCGGACCGGGCGCAACAGGTGGTGGACGCCATCTGCAAACAGGGCGGCACCGCCGAGGCCATTGCCTTCGACCTCGCCGATGGCGATCAGACACGCGCCGCGATCGAGCAACTCCAGTCATCCGGCCCGGTCACCACCCTGGTTCACAACGCCGGCATTCACGACGACGCGCCCATGGCCGGCATGCAGCCTTCCCAATGGACGCGCGTGATCGATGTTTCGCTGCACGGGTTCTTCCACGTCACGCAGCCGCTGCTGCTGCCGATGAACCGTGCCAGGCACGGGCGCATCGTTGCTATCTCATCCGTAGCAGCCGTACTCGGCAACCGCGGCCAGGCCAATTACGCCGCGGCCAAGGCCGGGTTGCACGGCGCGGTGAAATCACTTGCGCGCGAGATGGCCTCGCGCGGCGTGAGTGTCAACGTCGTGGCGCCCGGTGTGATTGAAGGCGGCATGGCGCGCGAGAGTTTCCCGCCCGAGCAGATCCGGCAGCTGGTGCCGGCCGGGCGTGCGGGCAAGGCAGAGGAAGTCGCCGCGCTGGTCGCATTCCTGTGCAGCGATATCGCCGGCTATATCAACGGGCAGGTGATCGGCATCAACGGCGCCATGGGGTGA
- a CDS encoding phosphotransferase → MCLLDQVVAWDAQTLHARSASHRRLDNPLRNGDKLRAVHACEYGAQAMAVHGGLCARAAGETAAPGFLVALRQVQLTVARLDDLPGDLDVYVERLLAGPDSWQYGFRVEHAGRVLAQGRAAVVNRSAGGAEEPA, encoded by the coding sequence ATGTGCCTGCTCGACCAGGTCGTCGCCTGGGACGCCCAGACCCTGCACGCACGCAGTGCCTCGCACCGGCGGCTGGACAACCCGCTGCGCAATGGTGACAAGCTGCGCGCGGTGCACGCCTGCGAGTACGGCGCCCAGGCCATGGCCGTACATGGCGGCCTTTGCGCCCGGGCCGCCGGCGAAACGGCAGCGCCGGGTTTCCTCGTCGCGCTACGCCAGGTGCAGCTGACGGTGGCCCGGCTGGACGATCTCCCCGGTGACCTGGACGTCTATGTCGAACGCCTCCTCGCCGGCCCCGACAGCTGGCAATACGGGTTCCGCGTCGAACACGCCGGCAGGGTGCTGGCCCAGGGACGTGCGGCCGTGGTCAATCGCAGCGCGGGCGGGGCAGAGGAACCGGCATGA
- a CDS encoding NAD(P)/FAD-dependent oxidoreductase yields the protein MDTVQRDVVILGGGLAGLCLALQLRQRFSDLSIEIIERRRHPLPLAAHKVGESTVEIGAHYFGEVLGLRGHLDSAHIRKFGFRFFFSEGREDLPALTELGVRRVLPTPSFQIDRGILENHLGERVRAAGMAFHDGAVVRTVDLATGNEEHRIGFEHEGTMHHRRARWVIDASGRAGLLKRKLGLAQANGHDANAVWFRIDDKLEIDAWCNDERWRTECQPPERWRSTNHLCGPGYWVWLIPLGSGAHSVGIVCDAAMHPLHTMNTFERAMDWLRRFQPLVWRECDKRSDKLMDFLFLRGFSYGCRQVFSGDRWALTGEAGVFLDPFYSPGSDFIGISNTYITELIAHDRAGTPVAPYAKLYEQFYFSFYENTLSLYRDQYPLFGDAQIMPVKVIWDYAYYWGVLCQIVFQNRLTDLRFLGALRTDLESASALNLRMQAFFRDWLAVSEGRNPAVMLDQGRLDWFHALNATLHDVLDQATAQQRIRDNVNMLQNLAAGIVARAQRACPHLAAPEDLGDASLAPELFEGPAWQTEGVTRCSSGPAFA from the coding sequence ATGGATACCGTGCAGCGCGATGTCGTGATACTGGGTGGAGGACTGGCGGGGCTGTGCCTGGCACTGCAGCTGCGGCAGCGATTTTCCGACTTGTCGATCGAGATCATCGAGCGGCGGCGCCATCCGTTGCCGCTGGCGGCGCACAAGGTCGGCGAGTCCACGGTCGAAATCGGCGCGCACTACTTCGGCGAAGTGCTGGGCTTGCGCGGGCACCTGGATTCGGCGCACATCCGCAAGTTCGGATTCCGGTTCTTCTTCAGCGAAGGCCGGGAAGACCTGCCCGCACTGACGGAACTGGGCGTGCGCCGGGTGCTGCCCACGCCCAGTTTCCAGATTGACCGAGGCATCCTGGAAAATCACCTCGGCGAGCGCGTCCGCGCCGCCGGAATGGCGTTTCACGACGGTGCCGTCGTGCGCACCGTGGACCTGGCCACTGGCAACGAGGAACACCGCATCGGCTTCGAGCACGAGGGAACGATGCACCACCGGCGTGCGCGCTGGGTGATCGACGCCAGTGGCCGTGCCGGCCTGCTCAAGCGCAAGCTCGGGCTCGCGCAGGCCAACGGGCACGATGCCAATGCGGTGTGGTTCCGCATCGACGACAAGCTCGAGATCGACGCGTGGTGCAACGACGAGCGTTGGCGCACCGAATGCCAGCCGCCGGAGCGCTGGCGTTCCACCAATCACCTGTGCGGGCCCGGCTACTGGGTGTGGCTGATTCCGCTGGGGTCCGGCGCCCACTCGGTCGGTATCGTGTGCGATGCGGCGATGCATCCCCTGCACACCATGAACACCTTCGAGCGCGCGATGGATTGGCTTAGGCGCTTCCAGCCGCTGGTCTGGCGTGAATGCGACAAGCGCAGCGACAAACTGATGGATTTCCTGTTCCTGCGCGGCTTCTCCTACGGCTGCCGGCAAGTCTTTTCCGGCGACCGCTGGGCGCTCACCGGCGAGGCGGGTGTCTTCCTTGATCCCTTCTACTCGCCGGGCAGCGACTTCATCGGCATCAGCAACACCTACATCACCGAGCTGATTGCGCATGATCGCGCCGGCACGCCGGTGGCGCCGTATGCGAAGTTGTACGAGCAGTTCTACTTTTCGTTCTACGAAAACACGCTCTCCCTTTATCGCGACCAGTATCCGCTCTTCGGCGACGCGCAGATCATGCCGGTCAAAGTGATCTGGGACTACGCCTATTACTGGGGCGTGCTGTGCCAGATCGTTTTCCAGAACCGGCTGACCGACCTGCGGTTCCTCGGCGCGTTGCGCACGGACCTGGAATCGGCGAGCGCGTTGAACCTGCGCATGCAGGCCTTCTTCCGCGACTGGCTGGCGGTGAGCGAGGGCCGCAATCCGGCGGTGATGCTCGACCAGGGCCGTCTGGACTGGTTCCATGCGCTCAATGCAACCTTGCATGACGTGCTCGACCAGGCCACGGCGCAACAACGCATCCGCGACAATGTGAACATGTTGCAGAACCTGGCGGCCGGGATCGTGGCGCGGGCACAGCGGGCCTGCCCGCACCTGGCGGCCCCGGAAGACCTGGGTGATGCCTCCCTCGCGCCGGAACTCTTCGAGGGGCCCGCCTGGCAGACGGAAGGCGTGACGCGCTGCTCAAGCGGGCCCGCGTTCGCTTGA